In a single window of the Pyrococcus sp. NA2 genome:
- the ppcA gene encoding phosphoenolpyruvate carboxylase produces MIPRIMSTQHPDNYSIPFFASSPVLGGDDEITEAFYAFSVLGADEQMWDFEGKEVDEFVVKKLLERYSMFFKKVILGKDVRITPRVPNPSVEKAEAKLLIETLQGITRAADYAKVFYEDDIAPIFEVILPMTTSLAEIERVYMLYKRIVELANEVIYDVTVREWIGDFYPKEIGVIPLFETKVALLKSAKIVKDYISRRRNIEYMRVFFARSDPAMNYGLISAVTYVKKALYEMFKVEDSLSIPIYPIIGVGGPPFRGGMRPDNVENVVREYPSVQTYTIQSSFKYDHPTKEVVKAVEFVKSTKRREPHFVDIPDFIQLYEVEYQRQIKILAPHIRRVVTRIPDRRRRKLHIGLFGYSRRIGDMALPRAIKFTASLYSIGIPPELLALNALSDKQLDIVSEYYKNVYEDLEFAMRFFSFKVAESVGLKELVERIKEFKPEINEEYVSEAEQVFRGQGDVIKLAQIRGFLG; encoded by the coding sequence ATGATACCAAGGATAATGAGCACTCAACATCCTGATAATTATTCAATCCCCTTCTTTGCGAGCTCTCCCGTTCTTGGTGGTGATGATGAGATAACTGAAGCATTCTACGCCTTCAGCGTTTTAGGAGCAGACGAGCAGATGTGGGATTTTGAAGGAAAGGAGGTTGACGAGTTTGTCGTAAAGAAATTGCTTGAGAGATACTCGATGTTCTTCAAGAAGGTAATCCTGGGAAAGGATGTAAGGATAACCCCAAGAGTCCCAAACCCGAGCGTTGAGAAGGCTGAGGCAAAACTTTTGATTGAAACTCTGCAGGGCATAACGCGGGCCGCGGATTACGCGAAGGTATTCTATGAGGATGACATAGCTCCGATATTTGAGGTTATACTTCCAATGACGACAAGCTTAGCTGAAATAGAGAGGGTCTACATGCTTTACAAGAGAATTGTTGAGCTTGCAAATGAGGTAATCTATGATGTCACCGTTAGGGAATGGATAGGAGACTTCTATCCGAAGGAGATTGGAGTTATACCTTTGTTCGAGACAAAGGTCGCTCTTCTCAAATCTGCAAAGATCGTGAAGGATTATATCTCAAGGAGAAGGAATATTGAGTACATGCGAGTTTTCTTCGCAAGGAGTGATCCAGCGATGAACTATGGTTTAATATCAGCTGTGACCTATGTAAAGAAGGCCCTCTATGAAATGTTCAAAGTCGAGGACAGCCTGTCGATTCCAATATATCCAATAATAGGCGTTGGAGGGCCTCCTTTTAGAGGTGGAATGAGACCTGACAATGTTGAGAACGTTGTTAGGGAGTACCCAAGTGTTCAAACGTACACAATTCAAAGTAGCTTTAAGTATGACCATCCAACAAAGGAGGTAGTCAAGGCAGTTGAATTCGTTAAGTCAACCAAGAGGAGAGAACCTCATTTCGTGGATATTCCAGACTTTATACAGCTGTATGAGGTCGAGTACCAGAGACAGATAAAGATCTTGGCTCCCCATATAAGGAGGGTCGTAACGAGAATTCCAGATAGGAGGAGAAGAAAGCTCCATATAGGACTTTTTGGATATTCAAGGAGAATTGGGGATATGGCACTCCCAAGGGCAATAAAGTTCACTGCTTCTCTGTATTCGATTGGTATTCCCCCAGAACTCTTGGCCTTAAACGCGCTAAGTGATAAACAGCTTGACATAGTTTCCGAGTATTACAAGAACGTGTATGAGGATTTGGAGTTTGCCATGAGGTTTTTCAGCTTCAAGGTTGCGGAGAGCGTTGGGCTTAAGGAATTAGTTGAAAGGATTAAGGAATTTAAGCCGGAAATCAATGAAGAATACGTAAGTGAAGCTGAGCAGGTTTTCAGGGGTCAGGGTGATGTTATTAAACTTGCACAGATTAGAGGCTTCCTGGGATGA